One Manihot esculenta cultivar AM560-2 chromosome 6, M.esculenta_v8, whole genome shotgun sequence DNA segment encodes these proteins:
- the LOC110617499 gene encoding uncharacterized protein LOC110617499, which produces MYVTRPLSMYKRDPSALSLPPPEGPNSGILVIQDEEAEPTCFFGLLKSHQLKNLPFPQNKNLQVRYESGGQNNHVSVNRVLFIPVLNLPLSSNRYYVIERKGSDKGKAYSSSNDEDNMEMCCFGCCIPDMEPQALDPSDIYQQFEVHKRDWGGYVAKSVAADGNPPGFLRRKGWRVSTSTPHDFTLNEAPGIDRNLRARLPDFNFPLSEKTSAPLVVGKWYIPFMFIKELGKLKDQMSCSRYYKMTLEQRWERIFECDNVEGKSSVAVDVVGEKEVVAVAGREAAVDENHVGDGGVVWLRSSDDEGREVSVGLSLGVVERMKWEEERGGWDGEGERRVRVKRVEEFGGIGGWKKFGCYVMVERFVLKRMNGSLVLIWDFMHSHQIRSKWE; this is translated from the exons ATGTATGTGACAAGGCCTCTTTCTATGTACAAAAGAGATCCTTCAGCTCTTTCACTACCACCTCCTGAAGGCCCAAATTCTGGTATACTGGTCATCCAAGATGAAGAAGCTGAGCCTACCTGTTTTTTTGGATTGCTCAAGAGCCATCAACTCAAGAATCTGCCTTTCCCTCAAAACAAGAATCTTCAAGTTCGCTATGAATCTGGTGGACAGAACAACCATGTTTCAGTTAACCGTGTTCTTTTTATTCCTGTTCTTAATCTCCCACTTTCTTCCAATCGGTACTACGTGATAGAGCGAAAGGGATCGGATAAAGG GAAAGCGTATTCAAGCTCAAATGATGAGGACAACATGGAGATGTGCTGCTTTGGTTGCTGTATTCCTGACATGGAGCCACAGGCTTTGGATCCCAGTGACATATATCAACAATTTGAGGTCCACAAAAGAGATTGGGGAGGCTATGTTGCCAAGTCTGTAGCTGCAGATGGCAACCCTCCAGGATTCTTAAGGAGAAAAGGATGGCGAGTGTCAACCTCAACCCCGCATGATTTCACATTGAATGAAGCACCAGGGATTGACAGAAACCTCCGTGCTCGCCTACCGGATTTCAATTTCCCATTATCAGAAAAAACTTCTGCACCTTTGGTAGTAGGAAAATGGTATATTCCGTTCATGTTCATCAAAGAATTAGGAAAGCTGAAAGATCAGATGAGCTGTTCAAGGTATTATAAGATGACACTGGAGCAAAGATGGGAACGAATTTTTGAGTGTGATAATGTTGAAGGCAAAAGCTCTGTGGCTGTGGATGTTGTTGGCGAGAAAGAAGTGGTTGCAGTTGCTGGAAGGGAAGCTGCGGTGGATGAAAATCACGTGGGAGATGGTGGGGTGGTGTGGCTTAGGAGCAGTGATGATGAGGGCAGAGAAGTGAGTGTGGGATTGAGTTTGGGAGTTGTTGAGAGAATGAAGTGGGAGGAAGAAAGAGGGGGATGGGATGGTGAGGGAGAGAGGAGAGTGAGGGTGAAAAGAGTGGAGGAATTTGGAGGGATTGGTGGGTGGAAAAAATTTGGATGTTACGTGATGGTTGAGAGATTTGTACTGAAGAGAATGAATGGAAGCTTGGTGCTCATTTGGGACTTCATGCACAGTCACCAAATTAGGAGCAAATGGGAATGa
- the LOC110617498 gene encoding uncharacterized protein LOC110617498 isoform X3 yields the protein MKERGKAVEMYDNDMFQDYSISSSDLPCKKHPSSSSVGICAYCLKDRLVKLVCSDCGEQRLSSCSCSEISSNRNSCTVERSSSSCVEIKRKGGFWRIGKLFGKKKEKGTCERSSVGGFEEKSDLWVVDYMGVSRSRSLCSFRGGGFFGSEDGTFSGARSSISAARSSISAARNSGVNGGLLFDPDRKSGFSEAEPRRSGFDGEKKDANIVSDPEKVDPGFNGANTRRVFSLKEGNFTTMDDSGFIDLKFDFSSESKADLPSARIGGAWSDSNSAFGSMRSSDFLTHDQCAGPFGSLVGDGVFTNGGSCRITVSDRGIKRSRKSFKSWRWIFRHNLNARKKDEELVVNSLA from the exons ATGAAAGAGAGAGGCAAAGCTGTGGAGATGTACGACAATGACATGTTCCAAGATTACAGCATCTCATCATCTGATCTTCCATGCAAGAAACACCCGTCATCTTCTTCAGTTGGTATTTGTGCTTATTGTCTCAAAGATCGTTTAGTCAAGCTGGTCTGTTCAGATTGTGGAGAGCAAAGACTTTCTTCTTGCTCTTGCTCTGAGATCTCTTCCAATCGCAATTCTTGCACTGTTGAG AGAAGCAGTAGTAGCTGTGTTGAGATCAAGAGGAAAGGTGGGTTTTGGAGGATTGGCAAGCTGtttggaaagaaaaaggaaaagggtACTTGTGAGAGAAGCAGCGTTGGTGGTTTCGAAGAAAAAAGTGATCTCTGGGTTGTTGATTACATGGGCGTTTCCAGGTCCAGGTCTCTATGCAGTTTCAGAGGCGGTGGCTTTTTTGGTTCTGAAGATGGAACCTTTTCTGGTGCCAGAAGTTCTATTTCTGCCGCTAGGAGTTCCATTTCAGCCGCAAGGAACTCCGGTGTCAATGGTGGTCTGCTCTTTGATCCTGATAGAAAAAGTGGCTTCAGTGAAGCAGAGCCAAGAAGAAGTGGCTTCGACGGTGAAAAGAAAGACGCCAATATTGTTTCAGATCCCGAAAAGGTCGATCCTGGTTTTAATGGAGCAAACACTAGACGTGTGTTTTCACTTAAAGAAGGCAACTTTACAACCATGGATGATTCAGGATTCATTGACCTCAAGTTTGATTTCTCTTCAGAGTCCAAAGCAGATTTACCCAGTGCGAGGATTGGCGGTGCTTGGTCAGATTCAAATTCTGCTTTTGGTAGCATGAGGAGCAGTGATTTTCTGACACATGATCAATGTGCAGGCCCTTTTGGGAGTCTTGTGGGAGATGGGGTGTTCACAAATGGAGGTTCATGTAGGATCACAGTAAGTGACAGAGGAATCAAAAGGAGCAGGAAAAGTTTCAAGAGTTGGAGATGGATTTTCAGGCACAATCTTAATGCAAGGAAGAAAGATGAGGAACTTGTGGTCAACTCCTTAGCTTAG
- the LOC110617498 gene encoding uncharacterized protein LOC110617498 isoform X2 — protein sequence MKERGKAVEMYDNDMFQDYSISSSDLPCKKHPSSSSVGICAYCLKDRLVKLVCSDCGEQRLSSCSCSEISSNRNSCTVEPKNNGEKADEVFLLKRSSSSCVEIKRKGGFWRIGKLFGKKKEKGTCERSSVGGFEEKSDLWVVDYMGVSRSRSLCSFRGGGFFGSEDGTFSGARSSISAARSSISAARNSGVNGGLLFDPDRKSGFSEAEPRRSGFDGEKKDANIVSDPEKVDPGFNGANTRRVFSLKEGNFTTMDDSGFIDLKFDFSSESKADLPSARIGGAWSDSNSAFGSMRSSDFLTHDQCAGPFGSLVGDGVFTNGGSCRITVSDRGIKRSRKSFKSWRWIFRHNLNARKKDEELVVNSLA from the exons ATGAAAGAGAGAGGCAAAGCTGTGGAGATGTACGACAATGACATGTTCCAAGATTACAGCATCTCATCATCTGATCTTCCATGCAAGAAACACCCGTCATCTTCTTCAGTTGGTATTTGTGCTTATTGTCTCAAAGATCGTTTAGTCAAGCTGGTCTGTTCAGATTGTGGAGAGCAAAGACTTTCTTCTTGCTCTTGCTCTGAGATCTCTTCCAATCGCAATTCTTGCACTGTTGAG CCCAAAAATAATGGAGAGAAAGCTGATGAAGTGTTCTTGCTGAAGAGAAGCAGTAGTAGCTGTGTTGAGATCAAGAGGAAAGGTGGGTTTTGGAGGATTGGCAAGCTGtttggaaagaaaaaggaaaagggtACTTGTGAGAGAAGCAGCGTTGGTGGTTTCGAAGAAAAAAGTGATCTCTGGGTTGTTGATTACATGGGCGTTTCCAGGTCCAGGTCTCTATGCAGTTTCAGAGGCGGTGGCTTTTTTGGTTCTGAAGATGGAACCTTTTCTGGTGCCAGAAGTTCTATTTCTGCCGCTAGGAGTTCCATTTCAGCCGCAAGGAACTCCGGTGTCAATGGTGGTCTGCTCTTTGATCCTGATAGAAAAAGTGGCTTCAGTGAAGCAGAGCCAAGAAGAAGTGGCTTCGACGGTGAAAAGAAAGACGCCAATATTGTTTCAGATCCCGAAAAGGTCGATCCTGGTTTTAATGGAGCAAACACTAGACGTGTGTTTTCACTTAAAGAAGGCAACTTTACAACCATGGATGATTCAGGATTCATTGACCTCAAGTTTGATTTCTCTTCAGAGTCCAAAGCAGATTTACCCAGTGCGAGGATTGGCGGTGCTTGGTCAGATTCAAATTCTGCTTTTGGTAGCATGAGGAGCAGTGATTTTCTGACACATGATCAATGTGCAGGCCCTTTTGGGAGTCTTGTGGGAGATGGGGTGTTCACAAATGGAGGTTCATGTAGGATCACAGTAAGTGACAGAGGAATCAAAAGGAGCAGGAAAAGTTTCAAGAGTTGGAGATGGATTTTCAGGCACAATCTTAATGCAAGGAAGAAAGATGAGGAACTTGTGGTCAACTCCTTAGCTTAG
- the LOC110617498 gene encoding uncharacterized protein LOC110617498 isoform X1 yields the protein MKERGKAVEMYDNDMFQDYSISSSDLPCKKHPSSSSVGICAYCLKDRLVKLVCSDCGEQRLSSCSCSEISSNRNSCTVEVGSVGRISFLIENDKKSEVFSHSNSKPKNNGEKADEVFLLKRSSSSCVEIKRKGGFWRIGKLFGKKKEKGTCERSSVGGFEEKSDLWVVDYMGVSRSRSLCSFRGGGFFGSEDGTFSGARSSISAARSSISAARNSGVNGGLLFDPDRKSGFSEAEPRRSGFDGEKKDANIVSDPEKVDPGFNGANTRRVFSLKEGNFTTMDDSGFIDLKFDFSSESKADLPSARIGGAWSDSNSAFGSMRSSDFLTHDQCAGPFGSLVGDGVFTNGGSCRITVSDRGIKRSRKSFKSWRWIFRHNLNARKKDEELVVNSLA from the coding sequence ATGAAAGAGAGAGGCAAAGCTGTGGAGATGTACGACAATGACATGTTCCAAGATTACAGCATCTCATCATCTGATCTTCCATGCAAGAAACACCCGTCATCTTCTTCAGTTGGTATTTGTGCTTATTGTCTCAAAGATCGTTTAGTCAAGCTGGTCTGTTCAGATTGTGGAGAGCAAAGACTTTCTTCTTGCTCTTGCTCTGAGATCTCTTCCAATCGCAATTCTTGCACTGTTGAGGTAGGTAGTGTTGGTCGCATTTCATTCTTGATAGAAAACGATAAAAAAAGTGAAGTTTTTTCCCATTCTAATTCTAAGCCCAAAAATAATGGAGAGAAAGCTGATGAAGTGTTCTTGCTGAAGAGAAGCAGTAGTAGCTGTGTTGAGATCAAGAGGAAAGGTGGGTTTTGGAGGATTGGCAAGCTGtttggaaagaaaaaggaaaagggtACTTGTGAGAGAAGCAGCGTTGGTGGTTTCGAAGAAAAAAGTGATCTCTGGGTTGTTGATTACATGGGCGTTTCCAGGTCCAGGTCTCTATGCAGTTTCAGAGGCGGTGGCTTTTTTGGTTCTGAAGATGGAACCTTTTCTGGTGCCAGAAGTTCTATTTCTGCCGCTAGGAGTTCCATTTCAGCCGCAAGGAACTCCGGTGTCAATGGTGGTCTGCTCTTTGATCCTGATAGAAAAAGTGGCTTCAGTGAAGCAGAGCCAAGAAGAAGTGGCTTCGACGGTGAAAAGAAAGACGCCAATATTGTTTCAGATCCCGAAAAGGTCGATCCTGGTTTTAATGGAGCAAACACTAGACGTGTGTTTTCACTTAAAGAAGGCAACTTTACAACCATGGATGATTCAGGATTCATTGACCTCAAGTTTGATTTCTCTTCAGAGTCCAAAGCAGATTTACCCAGTGCGAGGATTGGCGGTGCTTGGTCAGATTCAAATTCTGCTTTTGGTAGCATGAGGAGCAGTGATTTTCTGACACATGATCAATGTGCAGGCCCTTTTGGGAGTCTTGTGGGAGATGGGGTGTTCACAAATGGAGGTTCATGTAGGATCACAGTAAGTGACAGAGGAATCAAAAGGAGCAGGAAAAGTTTCAAGAGTTGGAGATGGATTTTCAGGCACAATCTTAATGCAAGGAAGAAAGATGAGGAACTTGTGGTCAACTCCTTAGCTTAG
- the LOC110617803 gene encoding choline/ethanolaminephosphotransferase 1 encodes MGYIGSHGVAALHRYKYSGVDHSYVAKYVLQPFWSQFVNFFPLWMPPNMITLTGFMFLVTSALLGYIYSPHLDMAPPRWVHFAHGLLLFLYQTFDAVDGKQARRTNSSSPLGELFDHGCDALACAFESMAFGSTAMCGRDTFWFWVISAVPFYSATWEHFFTNTLILPAINGPTEGLMLIYVAHFFTGLVGAEWWAQQFGKSLPFLSWVPIISEIPTFRAVLFLMIAFGVIPTIAFNVCNVHKVVQARKGNMLLALAMLYPFIVLMGGVLVWDYLSPSDIMGNYPHLVILGTGLAFGFLVGRMILAHLCDEPKGLKTNMCMSLLYLPFAIANALTAKLNDGVPLVDEFWVLLGYCLFTAGLYLHFATSVIHEITTALGINCFRITRKEA; translated from the exons ATGGGGTATATAGGATCACATGGAGTAGCAGCACTTCACAGATATAAGTACAGTGGAGTTGATCACTCTTACGTTGCTAAATATGTGTTGCAACCCTTTTGGAGTCAATTTGTTAACTTCTTCCCTCTTTGGATGCC ACCCAACATG ATCACCCTTACAGGATTCATGTTCTTGGTTACTTCAGCACTGCTTGGCTAT ATATATTCGCCTCACTTGGATATGGCTCCACCAAGATGGGTTCACTTTGCACATggattacttttatttttatatcag ACTTTTGATGCTGTTGATGGGAAACAAGCACGACGGACAAATTCCTCAAGCCCATTGGGAGAACTTTTTGACCATG GATGTGATGCGCTTGCATGTGCA TTTGAAAGCATGGCTTTTGGTAGCACTGCAATGTGTGGAAGGGACACTTTCTGGTTTTGGGTTATTTCTGCTGTTCCATTTTACAGCGCAACATGGGAACA CTTTTTCACAAATACTCTTATTCTTCCTGCAATTAATGGACCAACTGAGGGTCTGATGCTAATATATGTAGCTCATTTTTTCACAGGACTAGTTG GTGCTGAGTGGTGGGCTCAGCAATTTGGGAAGTCTTTGCCCTTTCTAAGTTGGGTTCCAATTATCAGTG AAATCCCAACTTTCAGAGCTGTGCTGTTTCTAATGATAGCTTTTGGTGTTATTCCGACAATTGCATTCAA TGTGTGCAATGTCCACAAGGTTGTTCAGGCAAGAAAAGGCAACATGTTACTGGCATTAGCCATG CTTTACCCTTTTATTGTGCTCATGGGAGGTGTCTTGGTGTG GGATTATCTGTCTCCATCTGATATAATGGGAAACTATCCTCATTTAGTTATTCTGGGGACTGGACTCGCATTTGGATTTCTTGTG GGAAGGATGATTCTGGCCCACTTGTGTGATGAGCCAAAGGGATTGAAAACTAACATGTGCATG TCATTATTATATCTACCATTTGCCATTGCAAATGCACTCACTGCCAAACTGAATGATGG AGTTCCTTTGGTTGATGAGTTCTGGGTTCTTCTTGGTTACTGCTTATTCACAG CGGGACTCTATTTACACTTTGCCACATCAGTCATTCATGAAATCACAACAGCCTTGGGCATTAATTGCTTCAG GATAACTAGGAAGGAAGCTTGA